A single genomic interval of Orcinus orca chromosome 19, mOrcOrc1.1, whole genome shotgun sequence harbors:
- the PRCD gene encoding photoreceptor disk component PRCD yields the protein MCTTLFLLSTLAMLWRRRFANRVQPEPSGVDGAVMGSSLETDLQSSGREKEPLK from the exons ATGTGCACTACCCTCTTCCTGCTCAGCACCTTGGCCATGCTCTGGCGCCGCCGATTCGCCAACAGGGTCCAACC AGAGCCCAGTGGAGTAGATGGGGCAGTTATGGGCAGCAGCTTGGAAACAGACCTCCAGTCCTCAGGCAG AGAGAAAGAACCGCTGAAGTAA